ATCCACCTCCCCGGCTCCAACGGCTGGAGGTCTGCGCGGCGGACCTCCGGCGGACGGGCATCACGTTCGACGACCCCGGCTGCGTACGAAAGACGTTCCCCGGGTTGCACGAGGTCTTCGCCGAGTTCACGGGACTCACGAACCGTCAGGGTTCGCGGGCCCGTTAGGGTTTCCGGGCCCATGCCGTCCCCGGGAGCCCTCATGTCCATGCCGCCCCACCAGCTGCCACCCTCCTACGGAACCGTCGCGTCGTGCCGGATCTGCGGTGCGATACCCGCGGTCCACGCCGTGGTGCGCGGACACCGCGGGCTCGTCGTCACCCTGCGCTTCCTCACCGAGGAGGGCGCCTTCTGCCGCACCTGCGGAACCGCCACATACCGCAGGATGACCTCGGACACCCTCTGGCAGGGCTGGTGGGGTCTGCTGTCGGTGTTCGCCGCGCCGGTCACGATGGCGATGAACATCAAGGCCCGATCCCGGATCCGCGCCCTGCCCCACCCGGTCGGCCATCTGCGGCCCCAACTCGCCCCGGGCCGCCGGGTTCTGGCCCGGCCGCCCGCGCTCGTCATCATGACCGCACTCGCGCTGGCCCTCGGTGCCGTCGTCGTACCGGAACTGATCCCGCACACCCGGCCCACGTTCACCGCCGGTGACTGCATCCGCAATCACGCGAAATGGCCCGAGCAGGACCTCGAAGAGGTCGGCTGCAGTTCGCCCGGGGCCGAGTACTGGATCTCCGACTCGGAAAAGTGCTGGGGCAGGGACTGGCTGCTGCATCTGGAATACAGCGCACAGAACAAGACCCTGTGCGCCCACCCCATGTCGAAATGACCGCCCGCGGGGACGCACTGTCCAAGTGCACAGCCGATGCGGCAACAATGGGGGGCATGAGCGACAGCCCTGCCCCCCTCGCCGACCCGCACCTCGTCTTCGACGCCACGGAAGGCCGCCGGGATCTCGTCATCCTCGGCTCCACCGGGTCCATCGGCACCCAGGCCATCGACCTGGTGCTGCGCCACCCCGACCGCTTCCGCGTCACCGCGCTGTCCGCTGCGGGCGGCCGGGTCGCCCTCCTCGCCGAGCAGGCGCGGCAGCTGCGGGTGCGTACCGTGGCCGTCGCCGCACCGGAGGCCGTGCCGGCGCTGCGTGAGGCGCTGCGCGAGCAGTACGGGACGGGAGAGGCGCTGCCCGAGGTCCTGGCCGGGCCCGATGCCGCCACACAGCTCGCCGCGAGCGACTGCCACACTGTGCTCAACGGGATCACCGGCTCGATCGGACTCGCCCCCACGCTCGCCGCGCTCGAAGCGGGCCGCACGCTCGCGCTGGCCAACAAGGAGTCGCTGATCGTCGGCGGCCCGCTGGTCAAGGCGCTGGCCGCGCCCGGCCAGATCATCCCGGTCGACTCCGAGCACGCCGCACTCTTCCAGGCGCTCGCCGCGGGCACCCGCGCCGACGTGCGCAAGATCGTCGTCACCGCGTCCGGCGGCCCCTTCCGGGGACGGACGAGGAGCGAGCTGGCGAACGTCACGCGCGAGCAGGCCCTCGCGCACCCGACCTGGGCCATGGGTCCGGTCATCACGATCAACTCCGCCACCCTCGTCAACAAGGGACTGGAGGTCATCGAGGCACATCTCCTCTACGACATCCCGTTCGACCGGATCGAGGTCGTCGTCCACCCCCAGTCCTACGTTCACTCCATGGTGGAGTTCACCGACGGCTCCACCCTCGCCCAGGCCACACCCCCGGACATGAGGGGCCCGATCGCCATCGGCCTCGGCTGGCCCCAGCGCATCCCGGACGCCGCACCCGCCTTCGACTGGTCGAAGGCGTCCAGCTGGGAGTTCTTCCCCCTCGACGACGAGGCCTTCCCGTCCGTGGGACTCGCCAGACACGTGGGCACGCTCGGCGCCACCGCCCCGGCCGTGTTCAACGCCGCGAACGAGGAATGTGTCGACGCTTTTCTGGCGGGACGGCTGCCGTTCAACGGCATCATGGATACGGTCACGGCGGTGGTGGCCGAACACGGCACCCCCGCCACGGGAACTTCGCTCACGGTCGCAGACGTCCTCGAAGCGGAGACCTGGGCACGCGCCCGGGCCCGTGAACTCTCGGCGAAAGCGACAGCGGAGGCGCACGCATGAGTATTACGACGGTCCTGTTGACGATTCTGGGCATCGTCGTCTTCGCCATCGGGCTGCTGTTCTCGATCGCCTGGCACGAGCTGGGACACCTGTCGACCGCGAAGCTCTTCGGCATCCGCGTCCCGCAGTACATGGTCGGCTTCGGGCCGACCATCTGGTCGCGGAAGAAGGGCGACACCGAGTACGGGATCAAGGCGATCCCGGCCGGCGGCTACATCCGCATGATCGGAATGTTCCCACCCGGTCCGGACGGGCGGGTGGAAGCGCGCTCCACCTCGCCGTGGCGCAGCATGATCGAGGACGCCAGAGAGGCCTCCTTCGAGGAACTCGAACCGGGTGACGAGAAGCGTCTCTTCTACACGCGCAAGCCGTGGAAGCGCGTGATCGTGATGTTCGCCGGACCGTTCATGAACCTGGTCCTCGCCGTCGCGATCTTCCTCGGTGTGGCGATGACCTTCGGGTTCCAGACCCAGACCACCGAGGTGGCGGGCGTCCAGAAGTGCGTGATCGACCAGAGCGTCGACCGCGACGCCTGCAAGAAGTCCGACCCGGTCTCGCCCGCACAGGCGGCGGGACTCAAGAAGGGCGACAGGATCGTCGCCTTCGACGGCCAGAAGGTGGAGGACTGGGCCACCCTCTCCGACCGGATCCGCGAGACCATCGGCCCCGCCACCATCACCGTCCAGCGCGATGGCCGGGAACAGACCCTCCACGCCGTGCTGGAGACGAACTCGGTGGCCAAGAAGGACTCCAACGGTGAGGTGATCCCCGGCAAGTTCGTGGACGCCGGCTACCTCGGATTCGCCGCCCGGACCGAGATCGTTCCGCTCTCCTTCGGCGACTCGGTCGTCCGCATGGGAGACATGATCGAGAACGGCGTCGACTCGATCATCGCCCTTCCGTCCAAGATCCCGGGCCTGTGGGACGCGGCGTTCGGTGACGGGGAGCGGGCAGCGGACTCCCCGGTCGGCGTGGTCGGTGCCGCCCGGATCGGCGGTGAGGTGATGAACCTCGATGTCCCGGCGACGAACCAGATCGCGATGATGCTGTTCGTGCTCGCGACCTTCAACCTCTCGCTGTTCCTCTTCAACATGCTGCCCCTGCTGCCGCTCGACGGCGGGCACATCGCCGGAGCGCTCTGGGAGGCCCTGCGCCGCAATGTGGCACGGGTCTTCAGGCGCCCCGACCCGGGCCCCTTCGACGTGGCCAAACTGATGCCGGTCGCCTATGTCGTCGCAGGTGTCTTCATCTGCTTCACACTCCTCGTGCTGGTGGCCGACATCGTCAATCCGGTCAAGATCTCCTGATCCGCAGCACCTGATCCACCCACCGGTTCGGTGAACCATGCGTGACGGCCCGGCACACAGCGTGTGTCCGGGCCGTTCCCATACGCGGTACTCCCGGACGCGGTGTGCTCCGGGGCGCCCCGGGTGCCGTAACCTCGAAGCCCGGAGCCCGCCGATCTCGGGACCTCGATCCACACCTTGGGGATGCTCAGCGCATGACTGCGATTTCTCTCGGAATTCCGTCCGTTCCGACCAAGCTCGCCGACCGGAGGGTCAGCCGCAAGATCCAGGTCGGGTCGGTGGCGGTGGGCGGGGATGCGCCGGTGTCGGTGCAGTCGATGACGACGACGCGTACGTCGGACATCGGTGCGACGTTGCAGCAGATCGCGGAGTTGACGGCGTCGGGCTGTCAGATCGTGCGGGTGGCGTGTCCGACGCAGGATGATGCGGATGCGCTGGCGACGATTGCGAAGAAGTCGCAGATTCCGGTGATCGCGGATATTCATTTCCAGCCGAAGTACGTGTTCGCGGCGATTGATGCGGGCTGTGCGGCGGTGCGGGTGAATCCGGGGAACATCAAGCAGTTCGATGACAAGGTGAGGGAGATCGCGCGGGCGGCGAAGGATGCGGGTACGCCGATCCGGATCGGTGTGAACGCGGGTTCGCTGGATGCGCGGCTGCTGAGGAAGTACGGGAAGGCGACGCCGGAGGCTCTGGTGGAGTCGGCGCTGTGGGAGGCGTCGCTGTTCGAGGAGCACGGTTTCAGGGACATCAAGATCTCGGTGAAGCACAACGATCCGGTGGTGATGGTCAATGCGTACCGTCAGCTGGCGGCTGCGTGTGATTATCCGTTGCATCTGGGTGTGACGGAGGCGGGTCCGGCGTTCCAGGGGACGATCAAGTCCGCGGTGGCGTTCGGTGCGTTGCTGTCGGAGGGGATCGGGGACACGATCCGGGTGTCGTTGTCGGCGCCTCCGGCCGAGGAGGTCAAGGTCGGGCTTCAGATTCTGGAGTCGTTGAATCTGAAGCAGCGGCGGCTGGAGATCGTGTCGTGTCCGTCGTGCGGGCGTGCGCAGGTGGATGTGTACAAGCTGGCGGATCAGGTGTCCGCGGGTCTTGAGGGCATGGAGGTGCCGTTGCGGGTGGCCGTGATGGGGTGTGTCGTCAATGGTCCGGGTGAGGCGCGTGAGGCGGATCTGGGTGTCGCGTCCGGCAATGGCAAGGGGCAGATCTTCGTGAAGGGCGAGGTCGTCAAGACCGTCCCGGAGTCGAAGATCGTCGAGACGCTGATCGAAGAAGCCATGAAGATCGCCGAGCAGATGGAGAAGGACGGCATCGCCTCGGGCGAGCCCGAGGTCTCCGTCAGCTGACAAAGGCCCGCACGACCGCGCCCCGCTTGACGGCTTCCGTCGGGCGGGGCGCCGTCGTGAGCGACCTCACGGTGCTCCGCATGCGCTGATCCCGGCCACATGCGGCGCCGATGAGCCCCGTTGGGTACAGTGCGGAAATCAGCAGACCGCATGGTGAGGCCCCCTCGTGTTGACGCAGACCACCACCCGGGTCCTCGAACCCAGCGACCTCGGCGCCGCCCTCGCAGTCCTGGAGAGCGAACCCGTCGCCAACGCCTTCGTGACCGCCCGGGTCCAGATCGCAGGTCTCGATCCCTGGCGCCTCGGCGGCGAGATGTGGGGCTGGTACGCCGACGGACGGCTGCGCTCGCTGTGCTACTCGGGCGCCAACCTCGTACCGATCTGCGCCACCCCCGAGGCCGTCAGGGCCTTCGCCGACCGCGCCCGCCGGGCCGGTCGCCGCTGCTCCTCGATCGTCGGCCCCGCGGAGCCCACCGCCCAGCTGTGGCGGCTGCTCGAACCCGGCTGGGGCCCCGCCCGCGAGGTCCGGTCCCATCAGCCGCTCATGGTCACCGACCGTCCGTCCGACGAGATCACCCCCGACCCCCTGGTCCGCCGGATCCGCAAGGACGAGGTGGACGTCCTGATGCCGGCCTGCGTGGCGATGTTCACCGAGGAGGTCGGCATCTCCCCGCTCGCGGGCGACGGCGGACTCCTCTATCAGGCACGCGTCGCCGAGCTCATCGGCGCCGGCCGCTCCTTCGCCCGGATCGAGGACGGCAGGGTCGTCTTCAAGGCGGAGATCGGCGCCGCCACCCCCCAGGCCTGCCAGATCCAGGGCGTCTGGGTCGCCCCCGAACACCGCGGCCGAGGACTCTCCGAAACCGGCATGGCGGCGGTCCTGCGCTACGCACTTGCCGATGTCGCCCCCGTCGTCAGCCTGTACGTGAACGACTACAACACCCCCGCGCGCAAGGCGTACACGAGGGTCGGCTTCCGCGAGACCGGCGCGTTCATGAGCGTGCTGTTCTGACCGCCCGGCGGCCCGTGCCACCTACCCGTACCACCCACCCCACCCGGGCCAGTAGGGTCGGCCCATGGCAGCAGTTTCCGGGGGCGGCCCCCACATTCCCAGCGTCCGGATCGGACCGGTCGATCTCGCCGTACGCGTGGACGAGGCGCTCGCCGTGCAGGCCGTCGCCTTCGGCCTGGGCCCGGAAGAGATCGAGGTACGGCGCCACATCGTCCTCAGACACCTTGAGCACCCCTTCGCCCGTGCGCTGGGCGCCACCGCCCCGGGCGGCCGGCTCGTCGGCTTCGTCTACGGCATGCCGAACGAGCGCGGCCAGTGGTGGTCCACCGTCGTCGAGCCCTACCTCCGCGCCACCGGCTCCGCGCACTGGCTCGACGACTCCTTCGTGATCACCGAACTGCACGTCCACCCGGAGTTCCAGAACCAGGGCATCGGGCGCTCGCTGATCACCACCATCACGGACGCCGTCGACCAGCCCCGTTCCATCCTCTCCGCCATCGACACGGAGAGCCCGGCACGTGGCCTGTACCGCAGTCTCGGCTACCAGGACCTGGCCCGGCAGGTGCTCTTTCCCAGCGCTCCCAAGCCGTACGCGGTGATGGGCGCCCCGCTTCCGCTGCGCCGCAGGGACTGAGGCACGGGGCAATCGATTTCCGCCCACCCGTACCGCCCGGCTAACCTCCTGCACATCACCCTTCCGAGCAGGAGTTCATCATGGCCCAGGTCCAGCGCATGTCCCGATTGATGATCAAGACACTGCGCGACGACCCGGCGGACGCCGAGACGCTCAACCACAAGCTGCTCGTCCGGGCCGGATACGTACGTCGCACGGCAGCCGGAATCTGGACCTGGCTGCCGCTCGGCAAGAAGGTCCTGGAGAACATCACCCGCGTCGTGCGCGAGGAGATGGACGCCATCGGCGGCCAGGAGGTGCTGCTGCCCGCGCTGCTCCCCAAGGAGTCGTACGACGCCAGCGGCCGCTACGACGAGTACGGCGATCTGCTCTTCAAGCTCAAGGACCGCAAGGGCGCCGAGTACCTCCTCGGGCCCACCCACGAAGAGATCTTCACCCAGGTCGTCAAGGATCAGATCACGTCCTACAAGGACCTGCCCGTGATCCTCTACCAGATCCAGACCAAGTACCGCGACGAGGCCCGTCCCCGCGCCGGTGTGCTGCGCGGCCGCGAGTTCCAGATGAAGGACTCGTACTCCTTCGACACCACCGACGAGGGCCTCATCGAGGCCTACCGGCTGCACCGCGCCGCCTACATCCGGATCTTCGAGCGGCTCGGCCTCGACCACCGCATCGTCTCCGCCGTCTCCGGCGCGATGGGCGGCTCGGCCTCCGAGGAGTTCCTGGCGCCCGCCCCGGCCGGCGAGGACACCTTCGTCGACTGCCCCGCCTGCGACTACGCCGCCAACACCGAGGCCGTGACCTTCAAGGCCACCCCCGTGGACGGCTCGGCGCACGGCCCCGTCGAGGAGCTGGACACCCCCGACACCCCGACCATCGAGACGCTCGCCGCGCACCTGGGCGTCCCGGCATCCGCGACCCTGAAGAACCTGCTCGTCAAGGTCGACGGCGAGATCGTCGCGGTCGGCGTGCCCGGCGACCGCGAGGTCGACCTCGGCAAGCTCGGTGAGCACCTGGCCCCGGCCGTCGTCGAGCTGGTCACCGCCGAGGACTTCGAGGGCCGTCCCGACCTGGTACGCGGCTACGTCGGCCCGCAGGGCCTGGAGAAGGTCCGCTACATCGCCGACCCGCGCATCGCGGCCGGCACCGCCTGGATCACCGGCGCGAACAAGCCCGGCACCCATGCGAAGAACGTCGTCGCGGGCCGTGACTTCCAGGTCGACGACTACCTCGACGTCGTCGTCGTCGAGGCGGGCGACCCCTGCCCCAAGTGCGGCACCGGCCTCAAGCTGGACCGCGCCATCGAGATCGGCCACATCTTCCAACTGGGCCGCAAGTTCGCGGACGCCTTCCAGCTCGATGTCCTCGGCCAGAACGGCAAGCCGGTCCGCGTCACCATGGGCTCGTACGGCATCGGCGTCTCCCGCGCCGTCGCCGCGCTCGCCGAGCAGACCGCCGACGAGCAGGGCCTGTGCTGGCCCCGCGAGATCGCCCCGGCCGATGTGCACGTCGTCGCGGCGGGCAAGGCGCTCCAGACGGAGCTGGCCCTCGATGTCGCCGAGAAGCTCGCCGCCGCCGGTGTGCGGGTCATGGTCGATGACCGTGCGGGCGTCTCGCCCGGTGTGAAGTTCACCGACGCCGAGCTGATCGGTGTCCCGAAGATCCTGGTCGCGGGCCGCCGCTCGGCCGAGGGTGTCCTGGAGCTCAAGGACCGCCGCACGGGCGAGCGCGAGGAGCTCACGGTCGACGAGGCGATCGCCCGCCTGACCGTTCAGGGCTGACAACGTTCAGGGCTGACAACGCGAAAGCCGCAGGCCCCCGCGCACCGCGTGGGGGCCTGCGGCCTTTCCGTACGGGCCTACAGCCAGCCCGCGAACTCCAGCGTCAGCTCGCCCTCCTGGCGACGGCCGGCCGCCAGCGCCCGGGTGCCCGACTCCACTGCGCGGAACAGCGTCCAGCCGTGCAGCCGCTCCCGGTCCACATCCAGCGAATCGGCGAGCTTCTTGATCCGCCGACGGGCCGTCACCGGGCCGCCCGGGGAGGCGATCAGATCCTCGACGCGGTCGCGCACCAGGCGCGCCAGATCATAGGCCCGCTCACCGACCAGCGGCTCGGGACCGACCGTCAGCCAGGGCACCCGCTCACCCGCGAGCACCTTGCTCTGACGGAAGTTGCCGTGCAGCAGCAGGAGTTCGGGGGAGTGTGCGACCAGCTCCTCGCGTGCCGCGAGCGCCGCGGAGACCAGTGGCTCCAGGCCCGGATCGACAGCAGCGTGGGCGAGCATCGGCTCCGTACGGCGCCCGGTCCGCTCGGCGACCGTCTCGAATCCATGACCTGCCGGCGGCTCGACCCAGAGCCTGCGCACCGTCCCCGCCGCCTCCAGCAGCGCCTTCGCCTCCGGCAGCGAACGCAGCGACACCTCCGGGTGCAGCCGCTCCAGCAGCAGGGCGCCGGGTCCCGGGGTGAGGAGCCGTGCCGCGCCCCAGCCGTTCCAGTGCGCGAGCGCCGCCCGCTCCAGCTCGGGTGCGGCCCCGGGCGGGGCGATCTTCAGCGCGGCCGGGGTGCCGTCGGAGCATGTCACCAGCAGGACCAGACTGCTGCGGCCCCCGGGAGCCGCGACCCGTTCCACGGTCAACTTCTGCCCGGTCGAGGACAGCGCTTCCTCGGTCAGTGCGGGGAGCCGTGCCAGCCACTCGGCGGCGGCCACATCCCCGGACGACTCGCCGAGCGCTCGCACCAGACGCTGCGGCGGTTCGAAACCCATACGTGCTTTGTTCCCTTTCAGAGCTTATTCAGTGCGTCGCACCGGTCCCGTTCGTCACATCGGTCCCGTGGTCGCGCCGGATCCGGCCTTTGCACCGGTCCCTGCCGTCGCGTCCGTCGCGTCGGTCCCGTCGGCGGTCCGCTCGGCGAGCCCGGGAAAGGCTACGCCGCTGCCTCGCCAGCGGACCGCACGCACCGCGGCCTCGCGCAGTGCGTCCGCGGCCTCCCGCCTGAGCGGCCCCCCGGCGGCCCGCACGAGATCGGAGTACACGTCAGCGACCCGGTCCTCCAGCAGAGCGGCCAGCCGCACCGCCGCCGCCGGATCGGGCACCGCGAACGGCAGAGCGTACGCGGCCTGGGCCGCCACCGGTTCACCGCCCAGGTCACGCACGGTCCGCACCAGTGCGTCACGCCGGGCCCGGTGCGCGTGGTACGCCGCCGTGGCCTCGGCCCGGCGGCCGTCGGCGACCCGGCCGCCGACCACCCCGTAGCCGTACACCGCCGCGTGTTCGGCGGCCAGGGCCGCCTGCGCCGCCTTCTGGGTGCTGGCGCTCATGACGAGGTCTCCTTGGCAAGTTCGGTCAGCAGATAGACGTGGGCCGCGCCCGCCGCCGCGATGGACGCCAGCAGCCGGGCCAGCTCCGGCGGGGCCGTCAGCAGCGTCGCCGTGTGGGCGTCCGATGCGCGTCGCTCCGCCGCCGCCAGCTCCTTGACGGCGGCCCCGGCGTCGGCCGGGGGCGACGGCGGGGCCGCCGGCGCCTTGCCGTCATCGGGCGCCAGTGCCGTGGCATGGGCCCGTACGGCGTCCCGCAGCACGGAGAGCCCGGCGGCGGTCGCCGGGTGGGCGCTGACCACCTGTTCGTACTGCGCGAGCAGCTCCCTGCTGGTACGCGCGGCACCTGCCCGCAGTGTCTTCTCCACCCGCGCGGCGGCGGCCTGCTCGGCCGCGGTCGTCGCGTCGGTACCGGCGGAGTCCTTCCGGCGCTCGGTCCC
This sequence is a window from Streptomyces sp. NBC_01217. Protein-coding genes within it:
- the dxr gene encoding 1-deoxy-D-xylulose-5-phosphate reductoisomerase, which produces MSDSPAPLADPHLVFDATEGRRDLVILGSTGSIGTQAIDLVLRHPDRFRVTALSAAGGRVALLAEQARQLRVRTVAVAAPEAVPALREALREQYGTGEALPEVLAGPDAATQLAASDCHTVLNGITGSIGLAPTLAALEAGRTLALANKESLIVGGPLVKALAAPGQIIPVDSEHAALFQALAAGTRADVRKIVVTASGGPFRGRTRSELANVTREQALAHPTWAMGPVITINSATLVNKGLEVIEAHLLYDIPFDRIEVVVHPQSYVHSMVEFTDGSTLAQATPPDMRGPIAIGLGWPQRIPDAAPAFDWSKASSWEFFPLDDEAFPSVGLARHVGTLGATAPAVFNAANEECVDAFLAGRLPFNGIMDTVTAVVAEHGTPATGTSLTVADVLEAETWARARARELSAKATAEAHA
- a CDS encoding M50 family metallopeptidase → MSITTVLLTILGIVVFAIGLLFSIAWHELGHLSTAKLFGIRVPQYMVGFGPTIWSRKKGDTEYGIKAIPAGGYIRMIGMFPPGPDGRVEARSTSPWRSMIEDAREASFEELEPGDEKRLFYTRKPWKRVIVMFAGPFMNLVLAVAIFLGVAMTFGFQTQTTEVAGVQKCVIDQSVDRDACKKSDPVSPAQAAGLKKGDRIVAFDGQKVEDWATLSDRIRETIGPATITVQRDGREQTLHAVLETNSVAKKDSNGEVIPGKFVDAGYLGFAARTEIVPLSFGDSVVRMGDMIENGVDSIIALPSKIPGLWDAAFGDGERAADSPVGVVGAARIGGEVMNLDVPATNQIAMMLFVLATFNLSLFLFNMLPLLPLDGGHIAGALWEALRRNVARVFRRPDPGPFDVAKLMPVAYVVAGVFICFTLLVLVADIVNPVKIS
- the ispG gene encoding flavodoxin-dependent (E)-4-hydroxy-3-methylbut-2-enyl-diphosphate synthase; its protein translation is MTAISLGIPSVPTKLADRRVSRKIQVGSVAVGGDAPVSVQSMTTTRTSDIGATLQQIAELTASGCQIVRVACPTQDDADALATIAKKSQIPVIADIHFQPKYVFAAIDAGCAAVRVNPGNIKQFDDKVREIARAAKDAGTPIRIGVNAGSLDARLLRKYGKATPEALVESALWEASLFEEHGFRDIKISVKHNDPVVMVNAYRQLAAACDYPLHLGVTEAGPAFQGTIKSAVAFGALLSEGIGDTIRVSLSAPPAEEVKVGLQILESLNLKQRRLEIVSCPSCGRAQVDVYKLADQVSAGLEGMEVPLRVAVMGCVVNGPGEAREADLGVASGNGKGQIFVKGEVVKTVPESKIVETLIEEAMKIAEQMEKDGIASGEPEVSVS
- a CDS encoding GNAT family N-acetyltransferase: MLTQTTTRVLEPSDLGAALAVLESEPVANAFVTARVQIAGLDPWRLGGEMWGWYADGRLRSLCYSGANLVPICATPEAVRAFADRARRAGRRCSSIVGPAEPTAQLWRLLEPGWGPAREVRSHQPLMVTDRPSDEITPDPLVRRIRKDEVDVLMPACVAMFTEEVGISPLAGDGGLLYQARVAELIGAGRSFARIEDGRVVFKAEIGAATPQACQIQGVWVAPEHRGRGLSETGMAAVLRYALADVAPVVSLYVNDYNTPARKAYTRVGFRETGAFMSVLF
- a CDS encoding GNAT family N-acetyltransferase — encoded protein: MAAVSGGGPHIPSVRIGPVDLAVRVDEALAVQAVAFGLGPEEIEVRRHIVLRHLEHPFARALGATAPGGRLVGFVYGMPNERGQWWSTVVEPYLRATGSAHWLDDSFVITELHVHPEFQNQGIGRSLITTITDAVDQPRSILSAIDTESPARGLYRSLGYQDLARQVLFPSAPKPYAVMGAPLPLRRRD
- a CDS encoding proline--tRNA ligase — translated: MAQVQRMSRLMIKTLRDDPADAETLNHKLLVRAGYVRRTAAGIWTWLPLGKKVLENITRVVREEMDAIGGQEVLLPALLPKESYDASGRYDEYGDLLFKLKDRKGAEYLLGPTHEEIFTQVVKDQITSYKDLPVILYQIQTKYRDEARPRAGVLRGREFQMKDSYSFDTTDEGLIEAYRLHRAAYIRIFERLGLDHRIVSAVSGAMGGSASEEFLAPAPAGEDTFVDCPACDYAANTEAVTFKATPVDGSAHGPVEELDTPDTPTIETLAAHLGVPASATLKNLLVKVDGEIVAVGVPGDREVDLGKLGEHLAPAVVELVTAEDFEGRPDLVRGYVGPQGLEKVRYIADPRIAAGTAWITGANKPGTHAKNVVAGRDFQVDDYLDVVVVEAGDPCPKCGTGLKLDRAIEIGHIFQLGRKFADAFQLDVLGQNGKPVRVTMGSYGIGVSRAVAALAEQTADEQGLCWPREIAPADVHVVAAGKALQTELALDVAEKLAAAGVRVMVDDRAGVSPGVKFTDAELIGVPKILVAGRRSAEGVLELKDRRTGEREELTVDEAIARLTVQG
- a CDS encoding aminoglycoside phosphotransferase family protein; translated protein: MGFEPPQRLVRALGESSGDVAAAEWLARLPALTEEALSSTGQKLTVERVAAPGGRSSLVLLVTCSDGTPAALKIAPPGAAPELERAALAHWNGWGAARLLTPGPGALLLERLHPEVSLRSLPEAKALLEAAGTVRRLWVEPPAGHGFETVAERTGRRTEPMLAHAAVDPGLEPLVSAALAAREELVAHSPELLLLHGNFRQSKVLAGERVPWLTVGPEPLVGERAYDLARLVRDRVEDLIASPGGPVTARRRIKKLADSLDVDRERLHGWTLFRAVESGTRALAAGRRQEGELTLEFAGWL
- a CDS encoding ferritin-like domain-containing protein, with the protein product MSASTQKAAQAALAAEHAAVYGYGVVGGRVADGRRAEATAAYHAHRARRDALVRTVRDLGGEPVAAQAAYALPFAVPDPAAAVRLAALLEDRVADVYSDLVRAAGGPLRREAADALREAAVRAVRWRGSGVAFPGLAERTADGTDATDATAGTGAKAGSGATTGPM